One Candidatus Binataceae bacterium DNA segment encodes these proteins:
- a CDS encoding BatA domain-containing protein: MGFLYPGALTAFALVPLLVVAYLVRERPRRVIVSSVISFYALRTLRAQRPWGWPRLDWRFVVELLILSLVVLAMAGPYQIRPRTPIAVVLDNSAAMQVREPDGVRFAQARQRLLRELPEQADLEVALYLTAPAPHLLASGLDSVQARGLISAAHPLDAPDDGAATARLLADLATSHRFSSILVASTHPFLPPVPAIFHLITVGTALPNYALGSFTVTAQSFGASALKARLSLANFSSQARTVRVDLYGDDKPLAHAQPQLAAREVSTLEFPSVSRAIAYRAQLLPTDAFSLDNVAYASAATGDVVRLLFVSPTPHDAQGLSELPGLEVTTMTPEQYSPDRVGADLIVFEYAVPKELPGANALLVMPPADDPIFGLQLARAATTQVTSWRSPDPLTDNVNFRLLQMRQAQSFKTGSWLDTVVESNAGALILDGSHQGHRYVVMGFNPFPYLGSRNLPMSILTLNVLAYLSGFGSSEVGYRTGRPWVVPSGITQIVTPRGVRYQVKPGQLFSGDNSQGFYKMSGPGGQQRLRAVNLDDLTVSDLEDRQPLKLELAPAPPAPPSTFAQRRSLTAYLLAAILLLAAGEALLIYRRPAMARTV; the protein is encoded by the coding sequence ATGGGATTTCTTTATCCGGGCGCGCTGACTGCCTTCGCCCTGGTCCCGCTGTTGGTCGTAGCCTACCTGGTGCGCGAGCGGCCGCGGCGAGTGATCGTCTCCAGCGTAATCAGCTTCTACGCGCTGCGTACGCTGCGCGCTCAACGCCCGTGGGGTTGGCCGCGGCTGGATTGGCGCTTTGTGGTGGAACTGCTGATCCTGAGCCTGGTGGTATTGGCGATGGCCGGACCATACCAGATTCGCCCGCGCACACCCATCGCCGTGGTACTGGATAATTCGGCCGCCATGCAGGTGCGCGAGCCTGACGGCGTGCGCTTTGCCCAGGCTCGTCAGCGCCTGTTGCGCGAGCTGCCCGAGCAAGCCGATCTCGAGGTAGCGCTTTACCTGACCGCGCCTGCACCCCATCTCTTGGCTAGCGGCTTGGATAGCGTTCAGGCCCGCGGCTTGATTAGCGCCGCCCACCCACTGGATGCTCCCGATGACGGGGCGGCGACCGCGCGGCTGCTGGCCGATCTTGCCACCAGCCATCGCTTCTCCAGCATATTGGTCGCCAGCACCCACCCATTCCTACCTCCCGTGCCCGCGATTTTCCACTTGATTACCGTGGGTACCGCGCTGCCCAACTATGCGTTGGGTTCCTTTACCGTCACCGCCCAGAGCTTCGGGGCAAGCGCGCTCAAGGCTCGCTTGAGCTTGGCCAATTTCAGTTCCCAGGCCCGCACGGTGAGGGTCGATTTGTACGGCGACGATAAGCCGCTCGCCCACGCGCAGCCGCAACTTGCCGCGCGCGAAGTAAGTACCCTGGAATTTCCCTCCGTGTCGCGCGCGATCGCCTACCGCGCCCAGCTTTTGCCCACCGATGCCTTCTCTCTCGATAACGTGGCCTACGCCTCGGCTGCAACCGGTGATGTCGTCCGCCTGCTTTTTGTTTCGCCTACGCCCCACGATGCGCAGGGGCTGTCCGAGTTACCGGGACTGGAAGTCACCACCATGACTCCCGAACAATATTCACCCGACCGCGTCGGCGCCGATCTGATCGTCTTTGAGTACGCCGTGCCCAAGGAACTGCCTGGGGCCAATGCTTTGCTGGTGATGCCGCCGGCGGACGATCCGATTTTCGGTTTGCAGTTGGCTCGTGCCGCGACGACCCAGGTGACGTCCTGGCGCTCCCCCGATCCGCTGACTGACAACGTCAATTTCCGATTGCTGCAAATGCGGCAGGCGCAATCCTTCAAAACCGGCAGTTGGCTGGATACGGTGGTGGAAAGCAACGCTGGCGCTTTGATCCTCGACGGCAGCCATCAGGGTCATCGCTATGTCGTGATGGGTTTCAATCCGTTTCCATACCTGGGTAGCCGCAACCTGCCAATGTCGATCCTGACTCTCAATGTGCTGGCCTATCTGTCTGGCTTCGGCTCAAGCGAAGTGGGCTATCGCACCGGGCGGCCGTGGGTTGTACCCTCGGGCATCACCCAAATCGTGACGCCGCGTGGGGTGCGCTACCAGGTTAAACCAGGCCAGCTTTTCAGTGGCGACAACTCCCAAGGCTTCTACAAGATGAGCGGGCCTGGCGGACAGCAGCGTCTTCGCGCGGTCAACCTGGATGATCTCACGGTTTCGGATTTGGAAGATCGTCAGCCGCTGAAACTGGAGCTGGCTCCGGCACCGCCCGCGCCACCCTCCACGTTCGCCCAGCGCCGCTCCTTAACAGCCTATCTGCTCGCGGCCATCCTGCTGTTAGCCGCCGGCGAGGCGCTGCTGATTTACCGCCGCCCGGCGATGGCTCGGACCGTCTGA
- a CDS encoding VWA domain-containing protein, producing MKLPPPIAHALASIRLAHPRALDLLGLVGVLLLWWLLQVRRPREVLAPLLRALMLALVVMVLAQPQRLSSSEGATPPVAVDLSTSITPSMREYIGALLRDQLKLRDSDPAIAFGRTQVMESIGDVRRQLAGPGCEACAPQHTDLEGAIRKLMALDSGGALVLITDGWENLGDASSTINALLAAHSALDILTPPGAGVLPNVAVSGLTLPHALASSEAFQVGVSLSNMNDHAVAGTLSLLQNGQLVEQRRVTLAAGSTRIDFPVRDAGVGLTSYEARFTPLKASDDLYPEDNSRQAWVGIGAKRKILIFTQNQRESAYVEAVARRLGLEPQVASARQTTFDRSLSGFDAVILNNIAREQLPAATQEALIHYVSAGGALAMVGGDRSFGLGGWQGSALAHIMPVIMKPPQHQERRRALVLIVDKSGSMGRENKLTYAKMAAETALSSLRPDDLIEVIGFDSQPFVVVPLVPVKEARPYFSQMVDRLKARGTTYLMPALQQADRDLAASGAAIKHIVILTDGETGGTAAMYYDLVASMHHQGGVTVSTVAIGREANQTLLDAISRYGGGAAYQTDSPKALPDITLQDTRQHTGELTLVEKRFVPQTANPDPVLKNLAGRRLPPIDGFVSTQLRPGARLDAWTTRAGQREPLIASTTYGAGKTLAVTTDAGGRWATGWIKQNAFGPLWDRFLKWMTPPVVATPKFDVAMGFRDGRVQLHITDYSANPQRELAVVRARVVRPDGSHEEVLLTPAAPGEQQVSFAAPEPGTYYITLRSGLAGKDQPFPPLAYTVSSANFIEVPRVSPNYGLLEHLASATGGRLNPSVAEIKLARPRFESSEGFSRPLLLTVMILLMLEALVRRLTA from the coding sequence ATGAAGCTGCCGCCACCCATTGCTCACGCCTTAGCTTCCATCCGGCTTGCTCATCCGCGCGCGCTGGATCTGCTGGGGCTGGTCGGAGTGTTGCTGCTGTGGTGGCTGCTCCAAGTGCGCCGGCCGCGTGAGGTGCTGGCGCCACTGCTACGCGCCCTGATGCTTGCCTTGGTGGTGATGGTGTTAGCCCAGCCCCAGCGCCTGAGCAGCTCGGAGGGCGCCACTCCTCCGGTGGCGGTCGATCTGTCCACCAGCATCACACCCTCGATGCGCGAGTATATCGGGGCTCTGTTGCGGGATCAGCTCAAACTGCGTGACTCCGATCCGGCAATCGCCTTCGGGCGCACCCAGGTGATGGAAAGCATAGGCGATGTGCGCCGCCAACTAGCCGGTCCTGGTTGCGAGGCCTGTGCGCCCCAGCATACCGACCTGGAGGGGGCAATCCGAAAGTTGATGGCGCTGGACAGCGGTGGTGCGCTGGTCCTGATCACCGATGGCTGGGAAAACCTCGGCGATGCTTCGTCGACGATCAACGCATTGCTGGCCGCTCATAGTGCGCTTGATATCCTGACTCCGCCCGGAGCCGGGGTGCTGCCTAACGTGGCGGTTAGTGGCCTGACCTTGCCCCACGCCCTAGCCAGCAGCGAGGCCTTCCAGGTCGGGGTTTCGCTCAGCAACATGAACGATCATGCGGTGGCGGGCACGCTGAGCCTGCTGCAAAACGGTCAGCTAGTAGAACAGCGCCGAGTGACTCTGGCCGCAGGCTCGACCAGGATAGATTTCCCGGTGCGCGATGCCGGGGTGGGACTGACCTCATATGAAGCGCGGTTCACTCCGCTCAAAGCGAGTGACGATCTCTATCCTGAGGACAACTCGCGCCAAGCGTGGGTCGGGATCGGAGCCAAACGCAAGATCCTTATTTTTACGCAAAATCAGCGCGAGTCGGCCTATGTGGAAGCAGTGGCGCGCAGATTGGGGTTGGAGCCGCAGGTAGCCAGCGCCCGGCAAACCACTTTTGACCGCTCGCTCAGTGGCTTCGACGCCGTCATCCTGAACAATATCGCGCGCGAGCAACTTCCCGCCGCCACTCAGGAGGCCTTGATCCACTACGTTTCTGCCGGTGGCGCGCTGGCGATGGTAGGTGGTGACCGTAGTTTCGGCCTGGGCGGATGGCAGGGCAGCGCGCTGGCCCACATCATGCCGGTGATCATGAAGCCGCCGCAGCATCAGGAACGCCGGCGCGCACTGGTGTTGATTGTCGACAAATCGGGGTCAATGGGGCGCGAAAACAAGCTGACCTATGCCAAAATGGCGGCCGAGACCGCCTTGAGCAGCCTGCGCCCCGACGATCTGATCGAAGTAATCGGCTTCGATTCGCAGCCCTTCGTCGTGGTGCCACTGGTGCCAGTCAAGGAAGCCAGGCCCTACTTCTCCCAGATGGTGGATCGGCTCAAGGCGCGCGGGACCACCTATTTGATGCCTGCGCTGCAACAGGCCGATCGTGACTTGGCGGCCAGCGGGGCGGCCATCAAACATATCGTGATTCTGACCGACGGCGAGACCGGCGGCACAGCGGCCATGTACTACGACCTGGTGGCGTCGATGCATCATCAGGGCGGCGTCACCGTCTCCACCGTGGCCATTGGGCGCGAGGCCAACCAGACCTTGCTCGATGCCATCAGTCGCTACGGTGGGGGCGCCGCCTATCAGACCGATAGCCCCAAGGCGCTGCCCGATATCACCTTGCAGGATACCCGCCAGCACACCGGCGAGTTGACGTTGGTCGAAAAGCGCTTCGTTCCGCAGACCGCCAATCCCGATCCTGTGCTCAAGAATTTGGCCGGTCGTCGCTTGCCACCAATTGACGGCTTTGTTAGCACCCAGTTGCGGCCCGGAGCGCGACTGGATGCCTGGACCACGCGCGCGGGTCAGCGTGAGCCCCTGATCGCCAGCACCACTTACGGCGCCGGCAAGACGCTGGCCGTCACCACCGATGCCGGTGGGCGCTGGGCCACGGGTTGGATCAAACAAAATGCATTTGGTCCGCTGTGGGACCGCTTTCTCAAGTGGATGACTCCGCCGGTGGTAGCCACACCCAAATTCGACGTGGCGATGGGCTTTCGCGATGGCCGGGTGCAGCTCCATATCACCGATTACAGTGCCAATCCGCAGCGCGAACTGGCGGTGGTGCGGGCGCGGGTGGTGCGACCCGATGGCAGCCACGAGGAGGTCCTGCTCACCCCGGCCGCGCCCGGCGAGCAGCAAGTCAGCTTTGCCGCACCTGAGCCTGGAACCTACTACATCACCTTGCGCTCGGGCCTGGCTGGCAAGGACCAACCCTTTCCCCCCTTGGCCTATACCGTTAGCTCGGCGAATTTTATCGAAGTTCCGCGTGTGAGTCCCAATTACGGATTGCTTGAGCATCTGGCTTCGGCCACGGGCGGGCGGCTCAACCCCTCGGTTGCGGAAATCAAATTGGCGCGCCCGCGCTTCGAGAGCAGCGAAGGCTTCTCGCGCCCCTTGCTGCTCACCGTGATGATCCTGCTGATGCTTGAGGCACTGGTGCGCCGCCTGACTGCGTAA
- a CDS encoding glycosyltransferase family 39 protein — protein MAVGAVLRLPGLGAAELSPDEAASWLAANAPTLLQVLHRQAQLNPGKLPLYEVVLHGWIGIAGEGVGAMRGLALLFGLFAIALTYYLGRELMLLDKAPLDAAERVGLSSALLFAVSLVMVKYARQVRMYELMLALVLAQSICLLAALRRASWPRYLAIVALVVLALGANMMAVWVFAAQGLWLLCCCSTDKKRQPMGRWGALAALVAGVLLTAPMLWIDLRISEGTLDSGALLWIHRPDLTELFSFFNRGSGTFPFPILALLAIWGVIARWRTERTLVSFALFWMWLPVVMLLLVSWLITPMLVERYALTCFVPFFVLAALGVESIKSRLGAAGALGLLVALSVAHTVAFLQTPLDNSWRRAADAIAASGQLGPVLFSPPAPEAVMAYYLGSDYRFLTLESPGDCAKGAIFVLWDHDLGPARLQAAKACAKGYRTPIYHHADLTILGR, from the coding sequence ATGGCCGTGGGGGCCGTCCTGCGCCTGCCAGGGCTGGGCGCTGCCGAACTTAGCCCCGATGAAGCCGCGTCGTGGCTCGCCGCCAACGCACCGACCCTGCTTCAGGTATTGCACCGGCAGGCGCAGTTGAATCCGGGTAAGCTGCCGCTGTACGAGGTCGTGCTTCACGGCTGGATCGGCATTGCGGGCGAGGGCGTGGGCGCGATGCGCGGATTGGCACTGCTGTTCGGACTGTTCGCGATCGCGCTGACCTATTACCTGGGGCGCGAGCTGATGTTGCTGGATAAAGCACCGCTGGATGCCGCCGAGCGCGTCGGTCTGAGCAGCGCGCTGCTGTTCGCCGTCAGCCTCGTGATGGTCAAGTACGCGCGTCAGGTTCGAATGTACGAACTGATGCTGGCTCTGGTCCTGGCCCAAAGCATCTGCCTGTTAGCGGCACTACGCCGCGCGAGCTGGCCGCGCTACTTGGCTATCGTCGCCCTGGTAGTCTTGGCGCTGGGCGCCAACATGATGGCCGTATGGGTCTTCGCAGCTCAAGGATTGTGGCTGCTGTGCTGCTGCAGCACCGACAAAAAGCGGCAACCGATGGGGCGGTGGGGCGCGCTGGCGGCGCTTGTGGCTGGAGTGCTGCTGACCGCGCCGATGCTGTGGATCGATCTGCGAATAAGCGAAGGCACGCTAGATTCGGGGGCCTTGCTGTGGATTCATCGGCCCGATCTCACCGAGCTGTTTTCCTTCTTCAATCGTGGCAGCGGCACCTTTCCTTTTCCCATCCTCGCGCTACTGGCGATCTGGGGCGTGATCGCGCGCTGGCGTACCGAGCGCACGCTGGTCAGCTTTGCGCTGTTTTGGATGTGGCTGCCGGTCGTGATGCTGTTGTTGGTCTCCTGGCTGATCACGCCTATGCTGGTGGAGCGCTATGCGCTTACCTGCTTCGTACCGTTTTTCGTGCTGGCCGCGTTGGGTGTGGAGTCGATAAAGTCGCGGCTGGGGGCGGCCGGCGCGCTCGGCTTGCTGGTCGCGCTGTCGGTGGCGCACACCGTGGCTTTTCTCCAAACCCCACTGGATAATTCCTGGCGACGCGCCGCCGATGCGATCGCGGCTAGCGGCCAGCTTGGTCCGGTGTTGTTTTCGCCCCCCGCGCCTGAAGCGGTCATGGCCTATTACCTGGGTAGCGACTATCGCTTCCTGACCCTGGAAAGCCCCGGTGACTGCGCCAAGGGCGCCATCTTCGTGTTGTGGGACCATGATCTGGGGCCAGCGCGGCTCCAAGCGGCGAAAGCGTGCGCTAAGGGCTACCGAACCCCCATCTATCATCACGCCGATTTGACGATCCTGGGACGCTGA